Within Bacillus sp. FJAT-45350, the genomic segment ACTTAATAGAGAGGGAATGCAAGTACTTCAACAGATAATGCAGCGTAATTTGCCACTAACTTCAGAGGTTTTTCATGCGATACGTGCAGTTCAATCTAGTGAATCTATTTCTAATCAGCTAACACAATTACTATCGGATATGAATCGTATCGGGGGAGCTGATGAAAAGTCAAAGCAAATACTTGATTCACTTAATTCTTTAAATCGTGGGACAGTAATTCCTTCTAGCCCTTCATCAATAGGCAATCTTTTGACGATGCTTTCAACAAGTCAACTGTCAGAAGAGAGAGAGGGCTCATTTCAATTACTCCAAAAAATCGGGGTTGTTCCTCAACAAGCTTCGAGAAGTGAATTTTACGAACAATTTAAAACAGCGATTCTTAACCCTGCTAATCGTCCAGTCCTTGAACAACTTTGGCCTTTTCTTTCAAATAATCAAACAGGTGGTATGAGGTTAGAAACATTAGATGCGAAAACCTTGTTTGATTTATTAGTACCCCGTTTAAATCTAACGGATGGTAAAGATGGACAAGAAAGGTTACAACAATTTCTGACTTTGATCTCATCGCAAAAAACAGAAAAGCAATCCGTTCAGTCGTTACAATCGCTAATGAGAAGTCCTGAGCAACTATCACAGCAAGAGAGAAATATGTTAAGTCAACTTGTCCAACAATCCTTTACGAATGAATCTACTGCTAATAGTGAACGTTCGAACCTTGGTAATCAGCTTTCAAGAATTGTCCAAAGCATGGGCTTCCAACAAGAACAAGAAATTATGAGGTTACTCCAAGGAAACCAGCAACAACCTAAAGAGGTACTCCAACTTGAAAGGTTCAAATCCTTGTTAATTCAAACCCAACAACTTGATTTACCATCAAATGTAAAAGAGCGAGCAGAATCAATCATACACCGAATAACAGGGCAACAGTTAATCGCAAGTGAAAACAGTGGTCCTTTACATCAATTAGCTGTTCAAGTTCCTTTACATTTAGCTGGTCATCAAACAGATTTGACAATGCAATGGGAAGGAAGAAAAACTAAAGAGGGAAAAATTGATTCGGAACACTGTCGAATATTATTTTATCTACATTTAGAAAACCTTGAAGAAACGATTGTAGATGTTCAAATTCAAAAGAGAATAGTTTCTATACATGTTTTTAATGAACACCCTAGACCAAACTTTCTTATTGAAAGTTTACAACCGTTGTTAAAAAAACAATTAGAAAAGTTTGAATATCAATTGTTGTCAGTAAAATGGAAAGAGATTAAGGAATCAACAAAGCATCAACAAATGACGCAGCCCAAAAATGCATATAATCAACAAGGATTTTATCAAGGAGTTGATGTTCGAGTATGACGGAAAAAAAACAAGCAATTGCATTAAGCTATAATGAAGAGCAGGATAATGCTCCAAAAGTGATAGGTAAAGGAAAAGGATTTATTGCAGATGAAATCATTAAAAGAGCTGAAGAAAATGATATACCGATACAACAGGACTCTTCACTTGTAGAAATACTAGGTCAATTAGAAATTAACGAAACCATTCCAACTGAACTTTATGAAGTTGTTGCAGAGATTTTTGCCTTTATCTATCGTGTAGACCGAAATGTAGCAAAATAAAATAGAAATATTACCAAGTAGTCAGTTCGTTTGTTAGTGTGTCCAAAGCTGGACATACTAACAAACAATGAACTGGCTTTTTAATTATTAATGACCAGTTCATTATTTATTAGTTTTATTGTAAGGGGTGTTATTATGACGATGAAAAATTTACTTCTAGTCCCTGAGTCTGAGGCATTTGTTGAGCAATATAAAGAAGAAATTGCTAGTGAGTTTGGTATTTATCGTTCAACTCAGGAAATTGATGCAATGAGTAAAGATATGACAAAAGCATTATTAAAGAAGAAAGAAAAGGATGCAAAGGAGGATACCAAGTGAAAAAAAAACGTGAATTCGAACCAAACCCAGAAACACCGTTAGATAATTGGGATGAAAATGTAGACCCTGCCCAAATGTCAGGTGACCATTGGGTAGAGGAAGAAAATGCTCCGTTGCAAGAATTTTTTGATACGAAAGACTGTAATGTTGTAGAAGAAAAAATGTCTGATCCTGCAGCGATGTTTCAACATCCAAGTATCAATGTAACATACGGAAATGATTCATTTACTGGAACTGCTCCAAAAGATAGCAGAGAAAAAAGAAAATAGAGTAAAGTTAAACTTAGCCTTGTTAAGAGATGTATCTTAACAAGGCTATATTTACATAAAAAAACACAAAGTTGGTAAAAAGGTGTAGAAAAAAGTGGATTATGAACATTTTATGAAATATTAATGGTCTTTTTTTTGCCAATCTATTCACCTTTAGCCATTTAAGTGGTATCCTATTAAAGGATATTATTTGGAGGGAAAATTCGAAAAAATTTTTGAAATAAAAAAAGGATTTTGCCAAATGATATCGAATAGTAGTGAAAGACATGCAATTAAACCTGTCTATTTATAAATTTTTTTAGAAGTGTTTTTTTATTGCATGAAATTTGCATCGAATTGATAGGAGGATGGAGAGAGAATGAATATCCACGAGTATCAAGGAAAAGATCTACTTCGTAAATATGGAGTAGCTGTTCCAAATGGTAAAGTAGCTTTTTCAGTAGAAGAAGCAGTAGAAGCAGCAAAAGAGTTAGGCTCAGAGGTTTGTGTTGTTAAAGCGCAAATTCATGCTGGTGGACGTGGAAAAGCTGGTGGCGTAAAAGTTGCTAAAAATCTTGACGAGGTTCGTACATACGCTGATGAGATTTTAGGTAAAACACTAGTTACACACCAAACTGGTCCTGAAGGTAAAGAGGTAAAGCGCTTACTTGTTGAAGAAGGATGCGACATTAAAAAGGAATACTATGTAGGTCTTGTTCTTGACCGCGCAACTTCACGTGTTGTTATGATGGCATCTGAAGAAGGTGGTACAGAGATTGAAGAGGTTGCAGAAGCAACTCCTGAAAAAATCTTCAAAGAAGTTATTGATCCTGCAGTAGGTCTTACTGGGTTCCAAGCTCGTAGACTAGCGTTCAATATCAACTTACCAAAAGAATTAGTTGGCCAAGCAGTTAAGTTCATGATGGGTCTTTACAAAGTATTCAGCGAAAAAGATTGTTCAATCGCTGAAATTAACCCACTTGTAACTACTGGTGATGGTAAGGTTATGGCTCTTGATGCGAAATTGAACTTTGATTCAAACGCTCTATATCGCCAAAAGGATATTCTTGAGTATCGTGATCTTGAAGAAGAAGATACAAAAGAAATCGAAGCTTCAAAATATGACTTAAGTTATATCGCGTTAGACGGAAACATCGGTTGTATGGTTAATGGTGCTGGTCTTGCTATGGCAACAATGGACATCATTAAACATTACAGTGGTGACCCAGCTAACTTCCTAGATGTAGGTGGCGGTGCGACGGCTGAAAAGGTTACTGAAGCATTCAAAATTATCCTATCTGATGAAAACGTTAAAGGTATCTTCGTTAACATCTTTGGTGGAATCATGAAGTGTGATATCATCGCTGAAGGTGTTGTTGAAGCAACGAAACAAGTTGGCTTAGAGTTACCACTTGTTGTTCGCTTAGAAGGAACGAACGTTGATTTAGGTAAAAAGATTCTTGAAGAATCTGGTTTAAATATAACGTCAGCTGACTCAATGGCAGATGGCGCACAAAAAATCGTATCTCTAGTGAAATAGAAAGGCGGGACGTGGAGAATGAGTATCCTGATTAATAAAGATACAAAAGTAATTGTACAAGGGATTACTGGAGCTACAGGACTATTCCATACGCAACAAGCTGTAGAATACGGTACACAAATTGTTGGTGGAGTAACTCCTGGTAAAGGTGGTACAGAAATAGAAGGAATTCCTGTATTTGATACAGTAGAGCAAGCGGTTAAGGCAACTGGAGCTAACGCTTCTGTGGTATACGTACCACCTGCATTCGCAGCTGATGCTATTATGGAAGCAACTGATGCAGAGCTTGATTTAGTTATTTGTATTACTGAAGGAATTCCTGTTCTTGACATGACAAATGTTAAGCGCTATATGGAAGGTAAGAAAACTCGTTTAGTTGGACCAAACTGCCCAGGTGTTATCACTCCTGATGAATGTAAAATTGGTATCATGCCAGGATACATTCATAAAAAAGGTCATGTTGGTGTAGTTTCACGTTCTGGTACTCTAACGTATGAAGCTGTACATCAATTATCAACTGAAGGTATTGGTCAGTCTACTGCTGTTGGTATTGGTGGAGACCCTGTAAATGGAACTGACTTTATCGATGTTCTTAACCTTTTCAACGAAGATCCAGACACTTATGCTGTAATTATGATAGGTGAAATCGGTGGAACTGCTGAAGAGGAAGCTGCTGAGTGGATAAAGGCTAACATGAAGAAGCCAGTAGTTGGATTTATCGGTGGACAAACTGCTCCTCCAGGGAAACGTATGGGCCATGCTGGTGCAATCATTTCTGGTGGTAAAGGTACTGCTGCAGAAAAGATTAAGACATTAGAAAGTTGTGGCGTTAAAGTTGCTCCAACACCTTCAGTAATGGGTGAAACATTAATTTCTGTGTTAAAAGAGCAAAGTTTATTAGAAAAATGTACTACTCATAAGTAAGATGAAGAGGCTCCCTACTTAGGGGGCTTTTTCATAAATTATAATATCTGAAAATTCAGTTAAAATGAGGTGATTTTATTAGTGTTAAAATTATTAACGAAAGGTTGATACTAATTCATCATTGTCGTGGAGTAGGTTGGAAAACAATAAATGCCTTTTTCTGTTTTGATCCTTCGCTTTCTTCTATATTTAAAATGACTGTTAAAGATCTAGTTACCACTTTTCGAATGCGGGAAGAATACGCCTCTTTATTTTATGAAGACTTACACTCAACCATTATTTCTACTATCCTTCAAGAATATGATAAGCATAAAATCAAAACAGTAACTGTGTTAGATGATGATTATCCTAAGTTACTTAAAGAAATTTATGACCCGCCATGGGTGCTATATAGCATTGGTGATCTTTCGATTGCAAATAGAATTGGGTTAGCGGTAGTTGGAACTAGGTTTCCTACTAAGAATGGACTTTATAGCCTTGAAAAGATTGTTGTTCCACTTATCAAGCAAGGATGGGTTGTTACAAGTGGTTTAGCTTTAGGTATTGATACACATGCCCATACACTCGCTTGCACACATAATGGGAAAACTATTGCAATTCTTGGAGCTGGATTTTATCACATTTATCCTAAAGAAAACAAATCATTAGCAAGAGAACTCGCTACAAATCATTTATTATTATCCGAATTTCCCCCTTTCAAACGACCTCAAAAATGGCATTTCCCGTTACGGAATCGAATTATTAGTGGACTTAGTATTGGAACTCTAGTTGTAGAGGCTAAGGAAAAAAGTGGGGCACTCATTACAGCTGATCAAGCATTGGAACAGGGGAGGGAAGTGTTTTCAATTCCTGGTTCCATATTAGAGAATAATTCGATTGGAACGAATCATTTAATCCAACAAGGAGCAAAGTTAGTTTTAACATATGAAGATATTTTACTAGGTTATTCGTAAAGAGGGAGTAAAACTATTATAAATTGTCTATTCTGTAGTTATTGTAATATATATTTTAAAAAATATGTTTAATCTAGTTTTTTTATATAGTTAACCGTATAAAGATAACATAAAACCTATAAAATTTAGTTTTTTATAAAAAAGGAACTGAATACCCCTAGTACTATGAATTAGTTAATTTACAAAAAAAAAAATAAAGTGGCATTTAGGCTGAAATTTATCCTTCTTTCATCCTAAATAATTAAGTAATGTTTGACAAATGATAAAATTGTGATTAATAATAGGGAAGATTTTAAAAATACTCTCATGGGGGAGGAAACATATATGGCTGATTATTTAGTAATCGTTGAATCTCCCGCTAAAGCAAAGACGATTGGTAAATATCTAGGAAAAAAATATACGGTTAAAGCATCAATGGGACATGTTCGAGATCTGCCGAAAAGTCAAATGGGAGTGGATGTAGAACAGGAATTTAATCCAAAGTATATTACAATTCGTGGGAAAGGTCCGGTTCTAAAAGAATTAAAAACAGCAGCAAAAAAGGTTAAAAAAGTGTATCTCGCAGCTGACCCGGATCGTGAAGGGGAAGCAATTGCGTGGCACTTAGCGCATAGCTTAAATATTGATGAGACTTCTGAATGTCGAGTTGTTTTTAATGAAATTACCAAACAAGCAATTAAGGACGCTTTTAAAGAACCACGTAAAATAAATATGGATTTAGTAGATGCCCAACAAGCTAGACGTATACTAGATCGACTTGTAGGTTATAACATTAGCCCATTATTATGGAAGAAAGTAAAAAAGGGGTTAAGTGCAGGTCGAGTACAATCTGTAGCGGTGAAAATGATTATGGAACGTGAAAAGGAAATTAAAGCTTTTATTCCTGAAGAATATTGGAGTATACAAGCTTCATTATCTCTAGAGGATGAGGCGTTTGAAGCGAAATTCTATGGGGTAGATGGAAAGAAAGTTGAGTTATCATCTGAACAGGAAGTTAATGAAGTTTTAAGTAAATTAAAAGAGGATTCTTTTATTGTAGAATCAGTTAAAAAGAAAGAACGTAAAAGAAATCCAGTTGCACCATTTACGACTTCATCATTACAACAGGAAGCAGCGCGCAAGTTGAATTTTCGTGCTAAGAAAACAATGATGATTGCCCAGCAATTATATGAAGGTATTGATATAGGGAAAGAAGGTACGGTTGGTTTAATTACATACATGCGTACTGACTCTACTCGTATTTCTGATACAGCAAAAGAAGAAACGAAAAGTTACATCGAAGAAAATTACGGTAAAGAGTATACGCGTCAAGGAACAAGAGTTGTTAAGCAGGATAAAAAATCACAGGATGCTCATGAAGCAATCCGTCCAACATCGGTTTATTATGACCCAAAAACAATTAAAAGCTATTTATCTAGAGATCAATTAAGACTGTATAAATTAATCTGGGAACGGTTAGTTGCTAGTGAAATGGCACCTGCTATTATGGATACAATGACAGTTGATATTAATAATGAAGGTGTAATATTCAGAGCGACAGGTTCTAAAGTTAAGTTTGCTGGTTTTATGAAAGTTTATATTGAAGGAAATGATGACGGTAAAAAAGAAGAAGACCGCTTGTTGCCGAATCTTGAAGAAGGAAATAAAGTGATACAAAATAGCATTGAACCTAATCAACACTTTACGCAACCACCACCAAGATATACTGAAGCAAGACTCGTCAAAACTATGGAAGAGATCGGAATAGGTCGTCCATCTACTTATGCACCTACATTAGACACAATTCAAAGAAGAGGCTATGTTGCTCTTGAGGAAAAACGGTTTGTCCCAACAGAATTAGGTGAAATCGTTTTAGAGCTAATTGTAGAATTTTTCCCTGAAATTCTTGACGTTGAGTTCACAGCTAAGATGGAGAACGATTTAGACTCTATTGAAGAAGGACAACAAAATTGGGTAGGAATTATAGACCACTTCTATACAAATTTTGAAAAGCGTTTAAAAGTTGCAGAAGAACAAATGGAAGAAGTAGAAATAAAGGATGAACCTGCTGGAGAAGATTGTGAAAAGTGCGGACATGAAATGGTTTATAAAATGGGGCGCTATGGGAAGTTTATGGCATGTTCTAATTTTCCAGAATGTCGAAATACTAAGGCTATTGTTAAAGATATTGGCGTTAAATGCCCAACGTGTAAGGAAGGGAATATCGTTGAGCGAAAAAGTAAAAAGCGTCGTACTTTTTATGGGTGTGACAGATTCCCTGAATGTGAGTTTGTATCGTGGGATAAACCTATTGCAAGACCATGTCCGAAATGTGAAAAGATGCTTGTAGAAAAGAAAACGAAAAAAGGTGTGCACGTACAGTGTGTATCTTGTGATTATAAAGAAGAAACAAATTAACAATTCGTGAAAGTTAAGTAAATTTAATTGATTGAAACATTATTCTAGTATATGATGTTAGAGGTTTGATGAAAGGCGATGGAGGGAATACGATTGCAAAAAACACATGTTAATGTCATCGGGGCAGGTCTTGCAGGAAGTGAAGCTGCATGGCAGATTGCCGAAAGAGGCATTCCAGTCAATTTATACGAAATGAGACCTGTTAGACAAACGGCGGCTCATCATACAGATAAATTTGCAGAATTAGTATGTAGTAATTCTTTAAGGGCAAATACGTTAACTAACGCAGTAGGCGTCTTAAAAGAAGAAATGAGACAATTAGACTCAGTTATCATTAAAGCTGCTGATAACTGTTCAGTGCCTGCAGGTGGTGCTCTAGCAGTAGACAGACACGAATTTAGTCAGATGGTAACAGAATCAGTTAAGAATCATCCATTAGTGACAGTTATTAATGAAGAGATAACATCAATACCAGAGGGAATTACAGTAGTAGCCTCAGGACCTCTAACATCAGAAGCGTTATCTTCAGAGCTAAAAAGGTTAACTGGTCAAGATTATTTTTATTTCTATGATGCTGCTGCTCCAATTATTGAAACTGAATCAATTGATCGTTCTAAGGTTTATTTAAAGTCTCGTTATGATAAAGGTGAAGCGGCTTATTTAAATTGCCCAATGACAGAAGAGGAATTTGACCGATTCTATGATGCTTTAGTATCAGCGGAAACTGTACCGTTAAAGGAATTTGAAAAAGAAATCTTTTTTGAAGGGTGTATGCCGATTGAAGTTTTGGCTAAAAGAGGAAAGAAAACGATGCTTTTCGGACCGATGAAGCCAGTAGGGCTTGAAGAACCAAAGACTGGGAAGAGACCATACGCGGTAGTGCAACTACGACAGGATAATCAATCGGGAACATTATACAACATTGTTGGCTTTCAAACTCATTTGAAATGGGGCCCTCAAAAGGAAGTTCTTCAATTAATTCCAGGACTTGAAAACGCAGAAATAGTTCGTTATGGTGTAATGCACCGTAATACGTTTATAAATTCACCGACACTACTGAAAACAACCTACCAATATAGAGAAAATGAAACTCTCTTTTTTGCAGGACAAATTACAGGAGTTGAAGGATATGTGGAATCGGCTGCTTCGGGTCTAATTGCTGGTATTAATGCAGCGAGGTTAGCCCAAGAACAAGAGGTTGTTTCATTTCCTCCAGAAACTATTATTGGTAGTATGTCTGAATATATTACGACAGCAAATTCTAAGAATTTCCAACCGATGAATGCTAATTTTGGTTTAGTGCCACCTTTAGAAGAACGTATTCGTAATAAGAAAGAACGTTATGAAAAGTTAGCTGAGCGAGCATTACAATCAATTCAGAATTTTATGAATAAATTGTAAATTTGTTGTCATGTGTTCAGATGTGTGGTAAGATTTAATGGCTTTGTTAAGGTAGTATGGTTAATGAAAACTTAAAACTAGTATAATTTTAAAAAGAATGTTTAATTTATACAGTTATGACTAAACGCAGACATTGATCACTTACTGTCATTTATGAAGCAGCAGTTTCATCGAAAGCTTAGCTGCTGTTTCTTATGCCTTCATATATGTTTATGTATATATACGCTACTCTACATACCAGTTCTCACCTTAATAAACAATGTTTATCATATTGTACTTTACATGCACTATATTGATTATTAGTTAGGCATTATTACAAATGATGGCATGAGTTCAGTTTTTATTGCTAAAGGAGGATTTCTAATGGAACAAACCTTTCATGCAACAACTATTTTTGCTATACAACATAATGGTAAATCAGCTATGACGGGTGATGGTCAAGTTACGTTTGGTAATGCGGTAGTTATGAAGCATACAGCAAGAAAGGTCAGAAAGATATATCAAGGGAAGGTTCTTGCAGGCTTTGCTGGTTCGGTTGCAGATGCTTTTACATTATTTGAGAAATTTGAAGGGAAGCTTGAAGAATATAACGGTAATCTCCAGAGAGCCGCTGTAGAACTAGCAAAAGAATGGCGTAGTGATAAGGTGTTGAGACGTTTAGAAGCAATGCTTATCGTAATGAACTCAGACGACTTACTCTTGGTATCAGGAACTGGTGAGGTTATAGAGCCAGATGATGGCATTCTTTCAATTGGGTCTGGAGGGAATTATGCTCTATCAGCGGGCCGAGCTTTAAAGAAACACGCAAAAGATATGACAGCAAAAGAAATTGCAGTTGCTGCTCTAGAAACAGCAGGCGAAATTTGTGTATATACCAATGACCAAATTGTTATAGAAGAACTTTGATTGATATTTGAAATTATGGTTCCAATGTATAGTTAAAGCTGAATTAATTAATCCATCTTATGGAGGTTGATTATATGCAAAAAAATTTAACACCTCGTGAAATTGTACAAAAGTTAGACCAGTATATCATTGGGCAAGAAAATGCAAAGAAATCCGTTGCAATTGCTCTCCGCAATAGGTATCGCCGTAGTTTGTTAGCTGATAAATTGCGTGAGGAAGTAACACCTAAAAATATTCTTATGATTGGCCCTACTGGTGTTGGGAAAACAGAAATTGCTAGAAGGCTTGCAAAGTTAGTCGGAGCTCCATTTGTAAAAGTTGAGGCGACGAAATTTACTGAAGTAGGCTACGTTGGTCGAGATGTTGAATCAATGATCCGTGATTTAGTTGAGACATCAGTTAGACTTGTAAAAGAAGAAAAAATGATTTCTGTTCGAGGTACAGCAGAAGAGCACGCAAATCAACGAATGGTTGAATTATTGGTCCCGTCGAAGAAAAAAACGACCCAATACAAAAATCCTTTTGAAATGCTATTTAATCAAGGACAAACAACAACACAGGAAACATCAACAGATCCTTCAGAAGAACAAGACATCAACCAGCGAAGACGACAAATGGCACATAAGTTAGCGTTAGGTGAGCTTGAAGATACTATGGTTACGATTGAAGTAGAAGAGCAGAGCCAAGGCTTTCTAGATATGTTTCAAGGTGCGGGTATGGAACAAATGGGAATGAATATGCAGGATATGCTTGGAAACATGATGCCTAAGAAAAAGAAAAAACGTAAACTACCAGTTAGTGATGCTAGAAAAGTGTTAATTGAGGAAGAAGCACAGAAGCTAATAGACATGGATGAAGTGACACAAGATGCAGTCGACCGTGTTGAGCAACTAGGAATAATTTTTATTGATGAAATAGATAAGGTTGCTGGAAAAAATCAAAATTCGGCAGATGTATCAAGAGAAGGTGTTCAACGGGATATATTACCTATTGTAGAAGGTTCTACGGTAGTGACGAAATATGGTCCAATTAAAACAGATCACATCTTATTTATTGCAGCGGGTGCCTTCCATATGGCTAAACCATCTGATTTAATCCCAGAATTACAGGGGCGTTTTCCGATTCGTGTTGAGTTATCTAACTTAACAGTTGATGATTTTGTGAATATTCTTGTTGAACCCGATAATGCATTAATTAAGCAATATGCAGCTCTATTGGAAACAGAAGGTATAAAAGTTGTATTTTCTGACGAAGCTATTCGTAAGATTGCGACAATTGCCACTGAAGTAAATCAGGATACTGAAAATATAGGAGCGCGTCGACTTCATACTTTACTAGAGCGTCTACTTGAAGACTTATCTTATGAAGCTCCTGATATTACACTTGAGGAGATTGTAATTACCCCTACTTACGTTGAAGAAAAATTATCATCCATAGCGAAAAATAGGGATTTGAGCCAATATATTTTATAGAAATTGCAGGAGGATTTGTAATGAATTTATTAATGAGAACGAGAAAAATTAACGAAATGCTACAAAAATCTAGTGGTCAGCATGTGAATTTTAAAGATATGGCTGAAACTCTACGAGACGCAATAGCAGCTAACATCTTTGTAGTTAGTCGTCGTGGTAAACTACTAGGATTTGCAATTAAGCAAGAAATTGAAAATGAAAGAATGAAGAAAATGCTAGAGGACAGACAATTTCCGGAAGAATATACAACTGGACTGTTTAAGATCGAAGAAACGTCAGCAAATCTTGACATTGAAAGTGAATACACTGCTTTCCCGGTAGAAAATAAAGATTTATTTATGAGTGGATTAACGACAATCGTTCCTATTATTGGTGGGGGGCAGCGCTTAGGTACACTTGTACTGGCTCGATTAAGTGATTCTTTTTCAGATGATGACTTGATTCTTGCTGAGTATGGCGCTACAGTTGTTGGAATGGAAATACTACATGAAAAGACACAAGAAATTGAAGATGAAGCTAGAAGTAAAGCTGTTGTTCAAATGGCAATAAGCTCTCTGTCTTATAGTGAATTAGAAGCTGTTGAACATATCTTTGAAGAGTTAGATGGTAAAGAGGGATTGCTAGTAGCTAGTAAAATTGCAGATCGTGTAGGTATTACTCGTT encodes:
- the sucC gene encoding ADP-forming succinate--CoA ligase subunit beta, with the translated sequence MNIHEYQGKDLLRKYGVAVPNGKVAFSVEEAVEAAKELGSEVCVVKAQIHAGGRGKAGGVKVAKNLDEVRTYADEILGKTLVTHQTGPEGKEVKRLLVEEGCDIKKEYYVGLVLDRATSRVVMMASEEGGTEIEEVAEATPEKIFKEVIDPAVGLTGFQARRLAFNINLPKELVGQAVKFMMGLYKVFSEKDCSIAEINPLVTTGDGKVMALDAKLNFDSNALYRQKDILEYRDLEEEDTKEIEASKYDLSYIALDGNIGCMVNGAGLAMATMDIIKHYSGDPANFLDVGGGATAEKVTEAFKIILSDENVKGIFVNIFGGIMKCDIIAEGVVEATKQVGLELPLVVRLEGTNVDLGKKILEESGLNITSADSMADGAQKIVSLVK
- the topA gene encoding type I DNA topoisomerase gives rise to the protein MADYLVIVESPAKAKTIGKYLGKKYTVKASMGHVRDLPKSQMGVDVEQEFNPKYITIRGKGPVLKELKTAAKKVKKVYLAADPDREGEAIAWHLAHSLNIDETSECRVVFNEITKQAIKDAFKEPRKINMDLVDAQQARRILDRLVGYNISPLLWKKVKKGLSAGRVQSVAVKMIMEREKEIKAFIPEEYWSIQASLSLEDEAFEAKFYGVDGKKVELSSEQEVNEVLSKLKEDSFIVESVKKKERKRNPVAPFTTSSLQQEAARKLNFRAKKTMMIAQQLYEGIDIGKEGTVGLITYMRTDSTRISDTAKEETKSYIEENYGKEYTRQGTRVVKQDKKSQDAHEAIRPTSVYYDPKTIKSYLSRDQLRLYKLIWERLVASEMAPAIMDTMTVDINNEGVIFRATGSKVKFAGFMKVYIEGNDDGKKEEDRLLPNLEEGNKVIQNSIEPNQHFTQPPPRYTEARLVKTMEEIGIGRPSTYAPTLDTIQRRGYVALEEKRFVPTELGEIVLELIVEFFPEILDVEFTAKMENDLDSIEEGQQNWVGIIDHFYTNFEKRLKVAEEQMEEVEIKDEPAGEDCEKCGHEMVYKMGRYGKFMACSNFPECRNTKAIVKDIGVKCPTCKEGNIVERKSKKRRTFYGCDRFPECEFVSWDKPIARPCPKCEKMLVEKKTKKGVHVQCVSCDYKEETN
- the dprA gene encoding DNA-processing protein DprA, producing MILIHHCRGVGWKTINAFFCFDPSLSSIFKMTVKDLVTTFRMREEYASLFYEDLHSTIISTILQEYDKHKIKTVTVLDDDYPKLLKEIYDPPWVLYSIGDLSIANRIGLAVVGTRFPTKNGLYSLEKIVVPLIKQGWVVTSGLALGIDTHAHTLACTHNGKTIAILGAGFYHIYPKENKSLARELATNHLLLSEFPPFKRPQKWHFPLRNRIISGLSIGTLVVEAKEKSGALITADQALEQGREVFSIPGSILENNSIGTNHLIQQGAKLVLTYEDILLGYS
- the sucD gene encoding succinate--CoA ligase subunit alpha, translating into MSILINKDTKVIVQGITGATGLFHTQQAVEYGTQIVGGVTPGKGGTEIEGIPVFDTVEQAVKATGANASVVYVPPAFAADAIMEATDAELDLVICITEGIPVLDMTNVKRYMEGKKTRLVGPNCPGVITPDECKIGIMPGYIHKKGHVGVVSRSGTLTYEAVHQLSTEGIGQSTAVGIGGDPVNGTDFIDVLNLFNEDPDTYAVIMIGEIGGTAEEEAAEWIKANMKKPVVGFIGGQTAPPGKRMGHAGAIISGGKGTAAEKIKTLESCGVKVAPTPSVMGETLISVLKEQSLLEKCTTHK
- the trmFO gene encoding FADH(2)-oxidizing methylenetetrahydrofolate--tRNA-(uracil(54)-C(5))-methyltransferase TrmFO — protein: MEGIRLQKTHVNVIGAGLAGSEAAWQIAERGIPVNLYEMRPVRQTAAHHTDKFAELVCSNSLRANTLTNAVGVLKEEMRQLDSVIIKAADNCSVPAGGALAVDRHEFSQMVTESVKNHPLVTVINEEITSIPEGITVVASGPLTSEALSSELKRLTGQDYFYFYDAAAPIIETESIDRSKVYLKSRYDKGEAAYLNCPMTEEEFDRFYDALVSAETVPLKEFEKEIFFEGCMPIEVLAKRGKKTMLFGPMKPVGLEEPKTGKRPYAVVQLRQDNQSGTLYNIVGFQTHLKWGPQKEVLQLIPGLENAEIVRYGVMHRNTFINSPTLLKTTYQYRENETLFFAGQITGVEGYVESAASGLIAGINAARLAQEQEVVSFPPETIIGSMSEYITTANSKNFQPMNANFGLVPPLEERIRNKKERYEKLAERALQSIQNFMNKL
- the hslV gene encoding ATP-dependent protease subunit HslV; its protein translation is MEQTFHATTIFAIQHNGKSAMTGDGQVTFGNAVVMKHTARKVRKIYQGKVLAGFAGSVADAFTLFEKFEGKLEEYNGNLQRAAVELAKEWRSDKVLRRLEAMLIVMNSDDLLLVSGTGEVIEPDDGILSIGSGGNYALSAGRALKKHAKDMTAKEIAVAALETAGEICVYTNDQIVIEEL
- a CDS encoding DUF3905 domain-containing protein, translating into MKKKREFEPNPETPLDNWDENVDPAQMSGDHWVEEENAPLQEFFDTKDCNVVEEKMSDPAAMFQHPSINVTYGNDSFTGTAPKDSREKRK
- a CDS encoding small, acid-soluble spore protein, alpha/beta type, producing the protein MTMKNLLLVPESEAFVEQYKEEIASEFGIYRSTQEIDAMSKDMTKALLKKKEKDAKEDTK
- a CDS encoding EscU/YscU/HrcU family type III secretion system export apparatus switch protein — protein: MTEKKQAIALSYNEEQDNAPKVIGKGKGFIADEIIKRAEENDIPIQQDSSLVEILGQLEINETIPTELYEVVAEIFAFIYRVDRNVAK